The Methanococcus maripaludis genome has a window encoding:
- a CDS encoding CooT family nickel-binding protein, which yields MCESAVYLDDGTVIMADVMKIVVNGDTLELYDILNNKKEIKAKFNVLDLEGHKIVVTEL from the coding sequence ATGTGTGAATCAGCAGTTTATCTAGACGACGGTACTGTAATAATGGCTGATGTTATGAAAATAGTCGTAAATGGCGATACTTTAGAACTTTACGATATATTAAATAATAAAAAAGAGATCAAGGCTAAATTCAATGTTTTGGATTTAGAAGGACATAAAATAGTTGTTACTGAATTATAA
- the purB gene encoding adenylosuccinate lyase — translation MAIHPIDFRYGTPEMKKVWEEETKLQKMLEVEAALAMAEAELGMIPKEAAEEINRKKSTEFVKLERVKEIEMATRHDVVSVVKAFAEQCEGDAGEYIHFGSTSNDIIDTAQSLQFKDAFEVLEEKLKTLRGELLKKAEEHKNTVCIGRTHGQHAVPTTYGMKFALWATEIQRHVERLESSKKRLCVSMITGAVGTMAAIGENGILVHNRVGEILELDPVLISNQVVQRDRHGEFMATLALIAQTLNKIGVTVRSMQRSEIKELEEEFDASKQTGSSTMPHKRNPITFEQICGLSRIVKANALAEFDNIPLWEERDLTNSSSERCLFPESCVILDHILNLSIKGMRKLSVNLENVNKNLEMTKGLIMAERVMMFLANSGMGRQTGHETVRRCAMKAHDEGRHLKEVLLEEPEVMKYVSLEEIEKMFDYKTYIGLAPEIVENVLNEAKNWE, via the coding sequence ATGGCAATTCACCCTATCGACTTCAGATACGGAACTCCTGAAATGAAAAAAGTATGGGAAGAAGAAACAAAACTTCAAAAAATGTTGGAAGTTGAAGCAGCGCTCGCTATGGCTGAAGCAGAACTTGGAATGATTCCAAAAGAAGCTGCAGAAGAAATAAACAGGAAAAAATCAACCGAATTTGTAAAACTTGAAAGAGTGAAAGAAATTGAAATGGCGACAAGACACGATGTTGTTTCAGTTGTAAAAGCTTTTGCAGAACAGTGTGAAGGAGATGCTGGAGAATACATCCACTTTGGTTCTACTTCAAACGATATTATTGATACTGCACAGTCCCTCCAATTTAAAGATGCTTTTGAAGTTTTAGAAGAAAAATTAAAAACATTAAGAGGAGAACTCTTAAAAAAAGCAGAAGAACATAAAAACACGGTTTGTATTGGAAGAACACACGGACAGCACGCAGTTCCAACCACATACGGAATGAAATTTGCATTATGGGCTACAGAAATTCAAAGGCATGTTGAAAGACTTGAAAGCTCTAAAAAAAGGCTCTGTGTTTCAATGATCACAGGTGCAGTTGGTACAATGGCTGCAATCGGTGAAAATGGAATTTTAGTCCACAATAGGGTTGGGGAAATCTTAGAACTTGATCCTGTTTTAATTTCAAATCAGGTTGTTCAAAGAGACAGACACGGAGAATTCATGGCCACTTTAGCATTGATTGCACAAACTTTGAATAAAATTGGAGTTACTGTAAGAAGTATGCAGAGAAGCGAAATTAAAGAATTAGAAGAAGAATTTGATGCTTCAAAACAGACCGGATCATCCACAATGCCACACAAAAGAAATCCAATTACATTTGAACAGATTTGTGGACTTTCAAGAATTGTAAAAGCAAATGCGCTTGCAGAATTTGATAACATTCCCCTTTGGGAAGAAAGGGATTTAACAAACTCATCTTCTGAAAGATGTCTGTTCCCAGAGTCATGCGTAATTTTAGACCATATCTTAAACCTTTCAATAAAAGGAATGAGAAAATTAAGCGTAAATCTTGAAAACGTTAATAAAAACCTCGAAATGACAAAAGGATTAATCATGGCAGAAAGAGTTATGATGTTTTTGGCAAACAGTGGAATGGGCAGACAGACAGGTCACGAAACCGTTAGAAGATGCGCAATGAAAGCTCATGATGAAGGTAGACACTTAAAAGAAGTACTTTTAGAAGAACCTGAAGTCATGAAATACGTTTCACTTGAAGAAATTGAAAAAATGTTTGATTATAAAACATACATTGGTTTAGCTCCAGAAATTGTAGAAAACGTACTCAACGAAGCTAAAAACTGGGAATAA
- a CDS encoding DUF166 domain-containing protein → MKVFIVSDGPFGERAYDTIKKEFECEYIILDIPKPESIDDFTEFPKEQLEKIKSADILITYTLNPDITLDLVEQVHDNVGYIIVGAWKGKGLKNQLESFKNVICPDIMCELEENGNKVFDEFVLKFGKPEVEIKVENDVATEIKVIRGSPCGGTAFIAEDLIGKNISDISTNAGLRIQHYPCRAGRIRLFSDEKSGRYKAATFHHDAFEKALKKR, encoded by the coding sequence ATGAAAGTTTTTATAGTTTCTGATGGGCCTTTTGGGGAACGGGCATATGATACAATTAAAAAAGAATTTGAATGCGAATACATTATTTTAGATATTCCAAAACCAGAATCTATTGATGATTTTACAGAATTTCCAAAAGAACAGCTTGAAAAAATAAAATCTGCGGATATTTTGATTACTTACACGCTAAATCCTGACATTACACTAGATCTTGTCGAACAGGTTCATGATAATGTTGGATATATCATAGTTGGGGCTTGGAAAGGAAAAGGATTAAAAAACCAGCTTGAATCTTTTAAAAACGTGATATGTCCCGATATAATGTGTGAACTTGAAGAAAACGGAAATAAAGTTTTTGATGAATTTGTATTGAAATTTGGAAAACCTGAAGTTGAAATTAAAGTTGAAAATGATGTTGCAACAGAAATAAAAGTTATAAGAGGCTCCCCTTGTGGAGGGACTGCCTTTATTGCAGAAGATTTGATTGGAAAAAATATTTCAGATATTTCAACAAATGCAGGTCTTAGAATACAGCACTACCCTTGCAGAGCTGGAAGAATCAGACTTTTTTCAGACGAAAAAAGTGGGCGATACAAAGCTGCTACATTCCATCATGATGCATTTGAAAAAGCATTGAAAAAAAGGTGA
- the acsC gene encoding acetyl-CoA decarbonylase/synthase complex subunit gamma: MKVTAMDIYKLLPKTNCGKCGEASCMAFAAKLSQKEAELSSCPQLKGADFEKLTNVLAPAVKEIKIGTGDKAVTIGGDEVLYRYELTYYNQTALAVDLSDDMDDSAFDQKLAEIKNLEFERTGEILKLDAVALRNKSGDAEKFKKAAEKLKDAEIPVILCSFDSNAMEAALDVLGPKRPLIYAATENNIDEMANLALKHNCPVALFVPNDLEKMKQISRKLRESGVKDIVLDPGTYIGEAIGDTMDNFIMIRRLAVEGKDEDFRFPILAVPAVCWINPKEDEILTKMKEATTAAALMNRYADVMILHGVDIWEMMPVLTLRQSLYTDPRKPQSVESKIYEFGTVDENSPVIMTTNFALTYYTVAGDLKSGKVNCYLLVLDTTGKAVDVAVAGGQFNGKAAAELIKDTGVEKLVNHRKLIIPGLAASVSGEIEDESGWEVIVGTRDSSEIPAFLAKIW, from the coding sequence GTGAAAGTTACAGCAATGGATATTTACAAATTACTTCCTAAGACAAACTGCGGAAAATGTGGCGAAGCATCATGTATGGCATTCGCGGCTAAACTATCCCAAAAGGAAGCAGAACTTTCAAGCTGCCCTCAACTTAAAGGTGCTGACTTTGAAAAATTAACAAACGTACTCGCTCCAGCAGTAAAAGAAATTAAGATTGGAACTGGTGATAAGGCAGTAACAATTGGTGGAGACGAGGTATTATATAGATATGAACTTACTTACTACAATCAAACAGCATTGGCAGTTGATTTAAGCGATGATATGGATGATTCCGCATTTGATCAGAAATTAGCAGAAATCAAAAACTTGGAATTTGAAAGAACTGGTGAAATTCTTAAATTAGATGCAGTAGCCTTAAGAAATAAATCCGGAGATGCGGAAAAATTCAAAAAAGCAGCAGAAAAATTAAAAGACGCAGAAATTCCGGTAATTCTCTGTTCATTCGATTCCAATGCAATGGAAGCTGCACTTGACGTACTCGGGCCAAAAAGACCTTTAATATATGCAGCAACTGAAAATAATATCGATGAAATGGCAAATTTAGCATTAAAACACAACTGTCCCGTAGCATTATTCGTTCCAAACGATCTCGAAAAAATGAAACAAATCTCAAGAAAATTGAGGGAATCTGGTGTTAAAGATATAGTTTTAGACCCTGGAACATACATTGGTGAAGCAATCGGAGACACAATGGACAACTTCATCATGATAAGAAGGCTTGCAGTTGAAGGGAAAGATGAAGATTTCAGATTCCCAATTTTAGCAGTTCCTGCTGTCTGCTGGATAAATCCAAAAGAAGATGAAATATTAACAAAAATGAAGGAAGCAACAACTGCAGCAGCACTCATGAACAGGTATGCTGATGTAATGATTTTACACGGTGTAGATATCTGGGAAATGATGCCCGTTTTAACCTTGAGACAGAGTCTGTACACTGACCCGAGAAAACCACAGTCAGTTGAATCAAAAATCTATGAATTTGGAACAGTTGATGAAAATTCGCCAGTAATCATGACTACAAACTTTGCATTAACTTACTATACAGTTGCAGGTGATTTGAAGTCTGGAAAAGTAAACTGCTACTTACTAGTACTTGATACGACTGGAAAAGCAGTTGACGTAGCTGTTGCAGGCGGACAATTTAACGGAAAAGCAGCAGCCGAACTCATAAAAGATACGGGAGTCGAAAAATTAGTTAACCACAGAAAACTAATCATTCCAGGACTTGCAGCATCTGTATCGGGAGAAATTGAAGATGAATCTGGATGGGAAGTTATTGTCGGTACGAGAGATTCTTCAGAAATCCCGGCTTTCTTAGCAAAGATATGGTGA
- the cdhD gene encoding CO dehydrogenase/acetyl-CoA synthase subunit delta: MDTMSQILKLLEKTDSIEINEFRMDVDELELTIMPTLQNVVQKVVEKQIEAKKEFESQIEFKYPVKDYAGKVNEVKLGGKNRKTVKLGGQTSLYRFEEPQPNAPTVTFDVFDIPMNGLPRPIKENFEDVMHSPGEWAEKAVKEFGADMITLHLIGTDPKVKDKSLKDAAKDLEEVLQAVKVPLVIGGSGNPKKDPLVLEMAAEVADGERCLLASANLDLDYQKIAQAAVKHDHAVLSWAISDVNMQKVLNKALMKEGLTHNDIVMDPTTCALGYGIEFSIDVMTRTRLSALKGEEILQMPMSSGTTNAWGSREAWMKKDEWGPTKYRGPIWEVVTGLTMMLCGVDIFMMLHPLSVKTLKEIGTTLTYEYKSKESRDISDWINKF, from the coding sequence ATGGATACGATGTCACAGATTCTAAAATTACTCGAAAAAACCGATTCGATCGAAATAAACGAGTTTAGAATGGATGTAGATGAGTTGGAACTTACCATAATGCCTACATTACAAAATGTCGTTCAAAAAGTTGTTGAAAAACAGATTGAAGCTAAAAAAGAATTCGAAAGTCAGATTGAATTCAAATACCCTGTAAAAGACTACGCTGGAAAAGTAAACGAAGTTAAACTCGGTGGAAAAAACAGAAAAACCGTTAAACTTGGTGGACAGACAAGCCTTTACAGATTTGAAGAACCTCAACCAAATGCACCAACTGTTACTTTCGATGTATTTGATATTCCAATGAATGGTCTACCAAGGCCTATCAAGGAAAATTTTGAAGATGTAATGCACAGCCCTGGAGAATGGGCAGAAAAAGCCGTTAAAGAATTTGGCGCAGATATGATTACACTTCACTTGATTGGAACTGACCCAAAAGTTAAAGATAAATCATTAAAAGACGCTGCAAAAGACCTCGAAGAAGTTTTACAGGCCGTAAAAGTTCCATTAGTAATTGGCGGTTCAGGTAATCCTAAAAAAGACCCGCTTGTTCTTGAAATGGCTGCGGAGGTTGCAGATGGTGAAAGATGTCTTTTGGCTTCAGCAAACCTTGATCTCGATTATCAAAAAATTGCACAGGCAGCAGTCAAGCACGACCATGCAGTTCTTTCATGGGCAATTTCTGACGTAAATATGCAGAAAGTTTTAAACAAAGCACTCATGAAAGAGGGTTTAACCCATAACGATATTGTAATGGACCCAACAACATGCGCGCTTGGTTACGGTATCGAGTTTTCAATCGATGTAATGACAAGAACAAGACTTTCCGCATTGAAAGGAGAAGAAATTTTACAGATGCCGATGTCTTCTGGAACAACAAATGCATGGGGTTCAAGAGAAGCCTGGATGAAAAAAGACGAATGGGGGCCTACAAAGTACAGGGGACCTATTTGGGAAGTTGTCACAGGCCTTACAATGATGCTCTGTGGAGTTGACATATTCATGATGTTGCACCCGCTTTCAGTTAAAACATTGAAAGAAATTGGAACAACACTCACTTACGAATATAAATCAAAAGAATCCCGGGATATTTCCGACTGGATAAATAAATTCTAA
- a CDS encoding AAA family ATPase, whose amino-acid sequence MKIAITGKGGVGKTTFSGTLACILSEKYKVYAIDADPDMNLASSLGITEKIIPISKMKELIKERTGAEQDSSFGEVFKINPKTGDLPEKLSVNYDENGNLKIMVMGTVEKGGTGCVCPASVLLKALIRNLILKKDEVVILDMEAGIEHLGRKTAEAVDVMIVVSEASSKSMETVERIKKLAEEIGIKKIVCVLNKISNENEKSFAEENLNRIGLEILGCIPYDSEVSVADMKREPLVNYENSKAQNEIRKISEKIMNLKN is encoded by the coding sequence ATGAAGATTGCAATTACTGGAAAAGGTGGAGTTGGAAAAACAACATTTTCTGGAACTTTAGCCTGTATCTTATCAGAAAAATACAAGGTTTACGCAATAGATGCAGATCCGGACATGAATTTAGCATCAAGTCTCGGCATAACTGAAAAAATAATTCCGATTTCAAAAATGAAAGAATTAATAAAAGAAAGAACGGGTGCTGAACAGGATTCATCTTTTGGGGAAGTTTTTAAAATAAATCCTAAAACAGGTGATCTTCCAGAAAAATTATCTGTAAATTACGACGAAAATGGAAATTTAAAAATAATGGTCATGGGAACTGTTGAAAAAGGGGGAACCGGCTGTGTTTGCCCTGCATCCGTTCTTTTAAAAGCACTTATCAGAAATTTAATCCTAAAAAAAGATGAAGTCGTAATTTTGGATATGGAAGCTGGAATTGAACATTTAGGTAGGAAAACCGCAGAAGCTGTTGATGTAATGATTGTTGTTTCAGAAGCAAGTTCAAAATCCATGGAAACTGTTGAAAGGATTAAAAAACTTGCAGAAGAAATTGGAATTAAAAAAATCGTATGTGTGTTAAATAAAATTTCAAATGAAAATGAAAAAAGCTTTGCAGAAGAAAATTTAAACAGAATTGGCCTTGAAATACTCGGATGCATTCCTTATGATTCAGAAGTATCTGTTGCAGATATGAAAAGAGAACCTCTCGTTAATTATGAAAATTCAAAAGCGCAGAACGAAATTAGAAAAATTTCAGAAAAAATAATGAATCTTAAAAATTAA
- a CDS encoding AAA family ATPase — MIIAVTGKGGVGKTLLSSLIVRNLTKRGKDILAIDADPDSNLPEALGVEVTKTVGDAREELKKEVKSGNTSPEMDMWNSLDYKIMESIIETPEFDLLVMGRPEGSGCYCAVNNMLRKIIETVSSNYDIVVIDTEAGLEHLSRRTTQNVDTLLVVTDSSKRGILTASRIKELAKELDISFKKLYLVLNRIKPENEKSVRETVKDFGLDIIGIIYDDELTASYDMEGKPLFELPDDSETVNSVSKIVEKILG, encoded by the coding sequence ATGATTATCGCAGTTACCGGAAAAGGCGGAGTTGGAAAAACTCTTCTTTCATCTTTAATAGTTCGGAATCTCACTAAACGTGGAAAAGACATCCTGGCAATAGATGCAGATCCGGATTCTAACCTACCCGAAGCTCTTGGAGTGGAAGTGACAAAAACCGTTGGAGATGCAAGGGAAGAGTTGAAAAAAGAAGTTAAATCTGGAAATACATCTCCAGAAATGGATATGTGGAATAGTTTAGACTATAAAATTATGGAATCAATTATTGAAACTCCAGAATTTGATCTTCTTGTAATGGGCCGACCTGAAGGAAGTGGTTGTTACTGTGCTGTAAATAACATGCTCAGAAAAATCATTGAAACGGTTTCTTCAAATTATGATATTGTAGTAATCGATACAGAAGCAGGACTCGAACATTTGAGCAGAAGAACTACTCAAAATGTTGATACTCTACTTGTAGTTACTGACTCATCAAAACGAGGAATTTTAACTGCTAGCAGAATTAAAGAGCTTGCAAAAGAACTGGATATCAGTTTTAAAAAGTTATACCTTGTATTAAACAGGATAAAACCTGAAAACGAAAAAAGCGTTCGTGAAACAGTTAAAGACTTCGGTCTAGACATTATTGGAATAATATACGACGACGAACTTACAGCAAGCTATGATATGGAAGGAAAACCTTTATTTGAACTTCCTGATGATTCAGAGACTGTAAATTCCGTTTCAAAAATCGTTGAAAAAATCTTAGGATAA
- the cdhC gene encoding CO dehydrogenase/CO-methylating acetyl-CoA synthase complex subunit beta — protein sequence MFGDIPVEISPMYEGERIRAANMFVELAGPKSVGAELVLVSDNAEDGKVEVIGPELKDMEEGKIYPFGLLMEVSGEKLEKDLEGVIERRIHEICNYIQGFMHLNQRDKIWCRVSKDSHAKGFELKHLGQALSILFKDEFPIIEAISIKIFTEETKVKEFVEKAVSEYQKRDSKARDLSEDDVDVFYGCIMCQSFAPTHVCIITPDRPALCGGINWFDCRAAAKIDPEGPIFEVPKGDLLDPVTGEYTTLNSTVADKSQGTFDKVYLHSIFGHPHTSCGCFEAVAFYIPEVDGIGIVHRDFKGDTPMGIPFSAMAGQCSGGKQVEGFAGLCIEYMRSPKFLQADGGYERIVWLPKEIKEKVLESIPEELRNKIATEEDVSSIHNLKKFLTEKDHPVLKRIAELEAPVEEQMEEAEVESAGELVQFAQIPEMAIPTSGGIKIILKNAKIYAEKIIIKKK from the coding sequence ATGTTTGGAGATATACCTGTTGAAATAAGTCCGATGTACGAAGGAGAAAGGATAAGGGCAGCAAACATGTTTGTAGAACTTGCAGGCCCCAAGTCAGTTGGTGCAGAGCTAGTTTTAGTTTCTGACAATGCCGAAGACGGAAAAGTTGAAGTTATCGGTCCAGAACTTAAAGATATGGAAGAAGGAAAAATCTATCCATTTGGACTATTGATGGAAGTTTCTGGAGAAAAACTTGAAAAAGATCTCGAAGGAGTGATTGAAAGAAGGATTCACGAAATCTGTAACTATATTCAAGGTTTCATGCACTTAAACCAAAGAGACAAAATCTGGTGCAGAGTAAGCAAAGATTCTCATGCAAAAGGTTTTGAATTAAAGCATCTTGGACAGGCTCTTTCAATACTTTTTAAAGATGAATTTCCAATCATCGAAGCAATTTCAATTAAAATATTCACTGAAGAAACAAAAGTAAAAGAATTTGTTGAAAAAGCAGTTTCAGAATATCAAAAAAGAGACAGTAAAGCAAGAGACTTGAGCGAAGATGATGTGGACGTGTTTTACGGATGCATCATGTGTCAGTCATTTGCTCCAACTCACGTTTGTATAATCACGCCTGACAGGCCTGCTTTATGTGGTGGAATTAACTGGTTTGATTGCAGGGCTGCTGCAAAAATTGATCCGGAAGGTCCAATATTTGAAGTTCCAAAAGGAGACTTGTTAGATCCCGTTACTGGAGAATATACTACATTAAATTCAACCGTTGCTGATAAATCACAGGGCACATTTGATAAAGTATATTTACACAGTATCTTTGGACACCCACACACATCATGCGGTTGCTTTGAAGCTGTAGCATTTTACATTCCTGAAGTAGATGGAATTGGAATTGTTCACAGGGATTTTAAAGGAGATACTCCAATGGGAATTCCATTTTCCGCAATGGCAGGACAGTGTTCCGGTGGAAAGCAGGTTGAAGGGTTTGCAGGTCTTTGTATTGAATACATGAGATCACCAAAATTCTTACAGGCTGATGGCGGATATGAAAGAATTGTATGGCTTCCAAAAGAAATTAAGGAAAAAGTTCTCGAATCAATTCCTGAAGAATTGAGAAACAAAATTGCAACTGAAGAAGATGTTTCAAGCATTCACAACTTGAAAAAATTCTTAACCGAAAAAGACCATCCCGTTCTCAAAAGAATTGCTGAATTAGAAGCACCTGTTGAAGAACAAATGGAAGAAGCTGAGGTAGAATCTGCAGGAGAACTCGTTCAATTTGCACAGATTCCTGAAATGGCAATTCCTACATCGGGTGGAATCAAAATTATACTTAAAAATGCGAAAATTTATGCTGAAAAAATTATCATAAAAAAGAAATAG
- the cdhB gene encoding CO dehydrogenase/acetyl-CoA synthase complex subunit epsilon yields MDGNRTTPWQPTVIAGPKYGMLVTPAIAKMMLKKAKNPLFVIGSLIKDDEGLISQCKEIVETWNLPVAATGNIYKSLTENGIKSKRYGTIEIVNLLKDPEWKGINGEGQHDLVLFIGVTYYLASQGLSSLKHFAPHLKTVTLCKYFHSNADASFPNMSDSEWTNYLEKMSKI; encoded by the coding sequence ATGGATGGAAATAGAACTACTCCCTGGCAACCAACTGTAATTGCAGGCCCAAAATATGGAATGCTTGTAACACCTGCAATTGCTAAAATGATGTTAAAAAAGGCTAAGAACCCTCTATTCGTGATAGGATCTCTTATAAAAGATGATGAAGGGTTAATTTCGCAATGCAAAGAGATTGTAGAAACGTGGAATCTGCCTGTTGCAGCTACGGGGAATATTTACAAATCTTTAACTGAAAACGGTATTAAATCTAAAAGGTACGGTACAATTGAGATCGTAAATCTTTTGAAAGATCCCGAATGGAAAGGAATAAACGGTGAAGGACAGCACGACCTTGTATTATTTATTGGGGTCACATACTACCTCGCATCACAAGGTCTCTCATCACTCAAGCATTTTGCGCCGCATTTGAAAACAGTGACGCTCTGTAAATATTTTCATTCAAATGCTGATGCATCATTTCCGAATATGTCTGATTCTGAATGGACAAACTACTTAGAAAAAATGTCAAAAATTTAA
- a CDS encoding 4Fe-4S binding protein, translated as MKSLMVIDARKCTECNDCIEACKKEHGVARAIKTQSIPVFCLQCHPDKAPCKQVCPVNAIEELDGALVVDEESCILCRLCMIACPIGALTINNDKKSVQKCTLCIETDRLLPACVEACKSNVLKLFSVEDLEELKREKSHMDIVIDSLKMYGDK; from the coding sequence ATGAAATCATTAATGGTAATTGACGCAAGAAAATGTACAGAATGCAACGACTGTATAGAAGCATGTAAAAAAGAACACGGGGTTGCAAGAGCTATTAAAACTCAATCAATCCCCGTATTTTGTTTGCAGTGCCATCCTGACAAAGCGCCATGTAAACAGGTCTGTCCGGTAAATGCTATCGAAGAATTGGATGGTGCACTTGTAGTTGACGAAGAATCCTGTATATTATGCAGGCTTTGTATGATTGCATGCCCTATTGGAGCACTTACGATAAACAATGATAAAAAATCAGTTCAGAAATGCACGCTTTGTATTGAAACAGATAGACTGCTTCCTGCATGTGTTGAAGCATGCAAAAGCAATGTTTTGAAATTATTCTCTGTAGAAGATTTAGAAGAACTTAAAAGAGAAAAATCGCACATGGATATCGTTATAGACTCCCTAAAAATGTACGGGGATAAATAA